The Salmo salar chromosome ssa04, Ssal_v3.1, whole genome shotgun sequence genomic sequence aaaaaataaaataaaaatgatagagtggccagacagaagtcactcctcagtaaaatgcacacgacagcccacttggagtttgccaaaagacacctaaagactcagaccatgagaaacaatattctctggtctgatgaaaccaagattgaactctttggcctgaatgccaagcattacgGCTGGAGGAAatctagcaccatccctacggtgaagcatggtggtgtcagaatcatgatgtggggatgtttttcagcggcagggactgggagactagtcaggatcgaggcaaagatgaacggagcaaagtacacagagatccttcataaaaacctgctccttccaacaggataacgaccctaagcacacagccaagacaacgcaagagtggcttcgggccaagtctctgaatgttcttgagtggcccagccagagccctgacttgaacccgatctaacatctctggagagacctcaaaataattgtgcagcaacactccccatacaactgacagagcttgagacgatctgcagagaagaataggagaaactcctcaaatacaggtgtgccaagtttgtagcatcatacgaggctgtaatcgctgccaaaggtgcttcaacaaagtactgagtaaagggtctgaatacttatgtaaatgttatatttatgtttttgttcatataaattagcacacacacttttttttttttttttttgctttttcattatggggtattgtttgtagcttgatgagggaaaaaacgaatttaatcaaatttagaataaggctgtaacctaacaaaatgtggaacaagtcaaggggtctgaataatttccgaaagCGCTGTATATTTTATGTGATTAGAAAGACGTAAGGGTATTATCTTTATTTATTCATTAAATGTCAAATTTTCTATtgtgaaaaaaaaagaagaaacctgcacactgctcttgatagtatcactgctctttaataagcttacgtatcggcctcaaggccttcgtcagagcttttgggAGTTTTTTTAAATTAGCACCCTTATATAGacatagccccacccacatccgttccacgcatcGAATGGGGTTGGAGTCGAGGGAAAACAAGTAAggctaccaaatataacaatctgcatttcataaatattcttataaagtgtgtacataaaatttattaaacacgtctgtaaaaccacaatgaggacatcgacctaccaagcaagttttcataaatcattgggtACAGCGCAAGCAAAACGTCAGAGTAATCTGAAATGGGGGCATTCATTTATGTTCACATTTACATCATAACATACGttggcatttcatcattaagacttttaggaaataatgtctgaagggtgaaaatcccaaaacattctcttttgctcagagtatttagtttatcacctcccctgtctgatatcttaactttctctatgccacaaaataAAAAGgaagaaatgtcatgttttaggtcattaaattgtgctgcgactggataatccctgtcgtttctcctgatttGAATTTTTATATTCACAGATTCTCTGTTTGAGAACGAGAGGTTTTATCTACATCAGacagcccacatggacatttaatcaTGTAGATAACATGGGTGGTGTATCACATAATGTCATTTGTTTGTAACCGTTTCCCTGTATGTGGGTGGCAGAACTATTCACACCTCATCCTATTGCTGCACTGTGCGCAACCtctgcatttatagctaccaCTCGGGAGAGGGCGTGaaagagcctggctgattttcttttgtggctggcagttggcatggACCATTTCATCTCGTAAATTGCGACATCTCATATGACAATAAGTGGTAGATTCTTAAATTAAGCTGGCAAAGCTGTGTCCGATGATTAAACATGCCAGTGTTTCTTGACATCTCCCACTTTTTTGTTATGTTCTATTGAAATTGAAAGAATTGTAACATTCTGTGTCAAATTGAACCTTATTGTTCTGAAATGTCAATCTGGGTTCAGCCATACGGTTCTATCTGCGATTGCACCCCCCTAGGAAGACTGTTTTACAAACGTCTCAGTATTTTGATAGTCTGCACTTAAGGTACTTTAAGGTGAAGACCTGAATTGGTTATGAAAGAAGAATTCACTACAAAACAGTTCTGAGATCTGGGTTGTAAACATTTTGATGCTCAAATTTCTCAGAACTATGCTTtgcgcagatagaaccttatagtcccaacaTTAAAATGTCATTGTTGATTAGACGCTTTTTAAAAGAATGAAACAATTTTTTTCTTGAACCATATGGACTATCAACTAGAAACTCATGGGCAATATGGACAGATATAAAGattaagaaaatatatattttatatgatcACATGTttaaaagttattcaagtataaattaccaaattTGCAATAGATTACCTGTTAATTACAAAATGTACTGAAAATGCTGGTAACTTTTGTAAATTATCAGTAGTTTTGCAACCTTAAGACTTAGCCGTGTATACTGCTGTTCCACTCCACAAACCTCTCTATGTTACTGTGATGAGTAAAGGATGCTAATTACCCATAGGACAGTGTTTGGGTCTCTGCGCTGGATGCATGGCCAGGTAGTTGTCTGAGCTGGAGCACGAGATCCCACTGTCACTGCAGACACACAGAGGACTGAGAGGTTTGTTCTGTTGTACGGCAGAATTACAGAacagaattgttttattttttatttcgtctttatttaaccaggtaggctagttgagaacaagttctcatttgcaactgcgacctggccaagataaagcatagcaattcgacacatacaacaacacagagttacacatggaataaacaaaacatacagtcaataatacagtggaacaaaagaaaacaaaaagtctatatacagtgagtgcaaatgaggtaagataagggagttaaggcaataaataggccatggtggcgaagtaattacaatatagcaataaaCACtgcaatggtagatgtgcagaagatgaatgtgcaagtagagatactggggtgcaaaggagcaagataaataaataaatacagtatggggatgaggtaggtagatagatgggctgtttacagatgggctatgtacaggtgcagtgatctgtgtgctgctttgacagctggtgcttaaagctagtgagggagatatgactctccagcttcagagatttttgcagttcgtttcagtcattggcagcagagaactgaaaggaaagacgaccaaaggaggatttggctttgggggtgaccagtgagatatacctgctggagctcgtgctacgagtgggtgctgttatggtgaccagtgagctgagataaggcggggctttacctagcagagacttgtagccagtgggtttggcgacgagtatgaagcgagggccaaccaacgagagcgtacaggtcgcagtggtgggtagtgtatggggctttggtgacaaacggatggcactgtgatagactgcatccaatttgttgagtagagtgttggaggctattttatagatgacatcaccgaagtcgaggatcggtaggatggccagttttacgagggtatgtttggcagcatgagtgaaggatgctttgttgcgatataggaagccgattctagatttaattttggattggagatgctaaatgtgagtctggaaggagagtttacagtctaaccagacacctaggtatttgtagttgtccacgtattctaagtcagagccgtccagagtagtgatgctggacgggcgagcaggtgcgggcagtgatcgattgaatagcatgcatttagttttacttgcgtttaagagcagttggaggccattgaagctcgtctggaggttagttagcacagtgtccaaagaggggccagaagtgtacagaatggtgtcgtctgcgtagaggtggatcagagaatcaccagcagcaagagcgacatcattgatgtatacagagtcggcccgagaattgaaccctgtggcacccccatagagactgccagaggtccggacaataggccctccgatttgacacactgaactctatcagagaagtagttggtaaaccaagcgaggcaatcatttgagaaaccaaggctgtcgagtctgccaataagaatgtggtgattgacagagtcgaaagccttggccaggtcgatgaatacggctgcacagtaatgtctcttatcgatggtggttatgatgtcgtttaggaccttgagcatggctgaggtgcacccatgcccagctctgaaaccagattgcatagcggagaaggtacggtgggatttgaaatgatcGGAAATCTGTTTGTTATCTTGGCTtacgaagaccttagaaagacagggtaggatagatataggtctgtagcagtttgggtctagagtgtcaccccctttgaagagggggatgaccgctgcagctttccaatctttgggaatctcagacaatacgaaagaaaggttgaacaggctagtaataggggttgcaacaattccggcagatcattttagaaagagagggtccagattgtctagcccggctgatttgtaggggtccagattttgcagctctttcagaacatcaactatctggatttgggtgaaggagaaatggtgggggctttggtgggttgctgtggagggtgccgggcagttgaccggggtaggggtagccaggtggaaagcatggccagccgtagagaaatgcttattgaaattctcgattatagtggatttatcggtggtaacagtgtttcctagcctcagagcagtgggcagctgggaggaggtgccctTATTCTccctggactttacagtgtcccagaacttttttgagttagtactacagtatgcaaatttctgttcgaaaaagctagccttagctttcctaactgcctgtgtatatttattcctaacttccctgaaaggttgcatatcatgggggctattcaatgctaatgcagaacaccacaggatgtttttgtgcttgtcaagggcagacaggtctggagtgaaccaaggactatatctattcctagttcaattgttttttaatggggcatgcttatttaagatggtgaggaagacacttttaaagaatagccaggcatcatctactgacgggatgaggtcaatgtcattccaggataccccggccaggtcgattagaaaggcctgctcgcagaagtgttttggggagcgtttgacagtgatgaggggtggtcgtttggtcgcagacccattacggatgcaggcaatgaggcagtgattgctgagatcttgattgaaaacagcagaggtgtattttgagggcagttaggatgatatctatgtttatggatttggggttgtacctggtaggttcattgataatttgtgtgagattgagggcatcaagcttagattgtaggatggccggggtgttaagcatgtcccagtttaggtcacctagtagcacgagctcagaagatagatgggggcaatcaattcacatatggtatcgagggcacagctgggtgcagagggaggtctatagcaagcggcaacagtgagagacttgtttctggaaaggtgaatttttagaagtagaagctcgaattgtttgggtacagacttggatagtaatacagaactctgaaGAACCTACTGAGACGTAGTGATGGGAAGTTTGGCTCTTTTTACTGAGTCTGATCTTTTCGACTCGTTCAGACAAAATAATGAATATTTCGACTCATTTTCGTTCATTTGAGTCAGCAATGCTGTGAGGGTCatagcccccccccaaaacaattaaTTCCCGACTTGAattttattgaggagagggtgTGTATGTTTTGGTTCTACAAAGCTGTGTCCATTATAAAATTCAATAATAAATTAATTGTAGTCATTCTTGCACCATGCGATCTATCATGAGttctaaacatgtattttttaatTCTCTATGCTCATGATCTATTTTCCTGCGAGCATAATGACAGGCAGTTAGTAGTCGGAGCAGGTCTCTGGAGCCACTGAGCTGGAGGAGTGTGTATCAATCCTGCAGTAGGACTCATTGCGGCCAGCACTAGCAGGTCAAACGACTAAAATGAACAAGTCATGACTCTCGGGTCAGTAAAAAGAGTCGTTCAAAAGGAACGAATTGTTTGCGAACTGCACATCACTACGGAGATGATGTAGTGCTATGTAGAAGAAGAGTATATGTGCTGATGATGTTTGCTGTGATGGAGTGGTAAGCTTGCAGAGTAAATGTACCCTTTAATTATACCCATTGTGTCCTCATGTTACTGAGTCTACTACATGACAAGGTTACACTACGGTCTACACTATACATGTATTCTGTGTAGGCATTATAATGTGTGGTTTCAATGAAAGCATAAAGACCTTGACACGTGTGAAGAGGCATGCATTTCTTGTTAGAATGTGGATTGTGATACGGCACCACAGAGAGCAATGAATAAAATTGGAGCACATGAGGTCACTGACTAGTGGAATACACATTACATAAACCATTTGTGGAGACTGAAACTTTGTTTCACATCTGTTTTTCGTTTCTGGTGTGTTTTCACTTAAACAGGAACCATGTCTCTGCTGGGAGATTGGAAAAAGAAGAGTGAGTTGAGACTAGAGAGGCGTGTTAGTGATCAGTACAGCCTACCTCCTTACACGGGACTCCTGTGCACATGTGTTCTTGTAGTGATCACTGTTCTCTGGAACCCGTGGAACCTCTGGATTCCCTGGTCCGCTCGGGATAGAGTACAGGAACAGCTTGGCCTTGCCATGCAAGAAGTTAAGCAGGTCGCCATAGCTGCAGTACTCTGTGATCATCAGCATTGGGCCTGTGGTCGAACACAATAATGGGATGACCGATTTGGTTAACCAATGACACTCACCAAGTCATGTTGACCTTCTTGTGTGGAAATATAAGTACAGAAAAGAGTTTGTCGCACCTCCTTGAGTACAtgcccctaacaggttaacaatgttGTCATGAGATCCCAGGTGACTGAGGATCTTCAGTTCTGACatcagagcttctctctcttctgaGTGGGCGCTTGCTGAGGAGGAGAAGTAATTTTGTACTGAGGTAGTGCTTCTTCTACGATCGGTACAAGTATTCAATAACAGCAAGTATCCAATAACAGTTATCTATTGTACAATAACTTTGACTTCCTTTTGTAAAGTAAATGCAACGCTGCAGGAAAGATTTTACACACAGTATGAGGAGGCTAACTCACGCTTGAGCATCTTTACTGCCACGCGTGTGGTCATGTTGTCATTGGTCCCCAGACCATAGGCAGTGGCTTCCACTACTTTCCCAAAAGCCCCTGCTCCCAGAATCTGGCCTGGAACACACAGTATTCAGTCAGTCATTACTGTTTAGTGTACTGGTCTCTGTTTTTATCCCCAAAACTGCAATTAAACATACCAAGCCTCAGCTTATCACGAGGGAACTCCCACTTCTTATTATAAGGAAGTTGTGTAGGATCAATAAAGGTGTAGTTATTCCCGTCATTGGCCTCAATGATCTTCCACCGGACTTCATATTTTGGTTTCTATGAGAGAAAACATATGTTGTGTAATGGTCTAACTGCACATGTCTTTGGACATTGATTGCCAGTGAATGGGCTAGTAAATGCAACTTACCTGCTTGTATTTGTACAGGACAATGACAAGCAGAAGGAACAGAAGGGCTGCTGTGCTGGTGGCTCCAATGAAAGTGGGTGTGAACAGCTTGGACGTTACAAATTCTGGTGAAATCACAGCAGGGACACCTAAGACATAACAAACACATTTGATGCCCTTGAAGTCAGCTCATGACATTATTCAGCACTGAAAGGGGATATTACAAATAACACTacctgtagctgttttaaaactAGTCATAATGTGACAGAACCAGCGCCATGTGAGAATCTCACAAAACTTTTCtttgtacagtatattgtatatCTGCAAAGGTTGTCTTACGCAATACGAAGATGTCCCGCTCTTTACCAACCAGGTTAAAGGTCACACACTCCACTGTGACCTCCATACTTGAGGGACTGAGGGTCAGCTCACTCTGCACCTCCATGGTGCTGGTGAGAAGAGGCTGCACCTCCACGGTGTCATTATCACCATCACACCTGACAACAGAGGAACATCAGGATGAGCACAGAACAGTGAAACAGCTCTCTCTGCATCTTGTGCCTTGGAAAGATCTTGTTCTATTGCAATCCAGTTAGGGAAtctacaatcaatcaatcaaatgtgttttataaagccctttttacatcatcaGTTTTTACACCTACGTGGTTTTTATTCCTGGGCACTGGTACCAGAGGATTGTGGGAGCTGGGTATCCAGAGGCGGTGCAGGTCAGGGTGGTAACATTCTTCAGTCTGACCATGGCACTGGGCTTCTCTACTCAGTCAGAGAGGGCAAACACCATCACGCTTTTTAAGTCGGCGTCACATCCTCAGATCGGGTCACAATTGCGGTCCATATTTTCTTGCCAGTTTGAATGTTGATGTGACCGATTACATTGGAGTGAGATCACTTACGGTAGACTTGGACATTGAAGGTGATGGAGCCGTTGAGGCATGTGCTCCTAGTGTGGAGGGTGTACTGGCCTCTCTCCTCAGACCTCACTCTCTGTAGCAGCAAGCTGCTCTCGTACCTACAGGGTGACCGTATCAGTCGGTTTCAAATAACAGCGCAGTTTCAGTAAATAGATTCTGTATTTACGCAGCATCTTTATAAATGATGCGATACAAACATTCAGAATCAGACAAATCATGTCCAGTGAAACTAGAGTGGAAAACAATGACCTGTTATTGTATCGGACGGCCCATGTGTCGTCATGAGTGGAGATGTTGTGATTGTGAGACATGGGGATGTCCCACCACTGCTCCTTGATTTGGGGATATGCTTCGATCTGAATGTTTATCTCAAGGTTTTCTCCTTCGTTCACTTCAACTAAGGAGCCATTTAGGTAGAGATCTGGTGACAGGCGGGGTATGAGCCTAATGTAAGGCTTATCTGATGAGGTGAGAGGGAAAATAGAGAGATAACATTATTGTGACCACGAACTTGAACTAAACTGAAAATTGAGATTGTCACACCCCAATTTCCTTTGAGGATGCTGAGCTGAGTTTCACTTTTAAAACAGGTTTCCGTGTTTGGTGTTTGTGGAAATCAACACTAGCCTCGTACTACCATCCTGATCTTGCAGGCTTACATAACTACTGTATGTTTCTGTGTAGTGAAACATATTAGACACTAGATCAACACTCCCTAATGCTTACCTACAACCTGCAGGTAGGTGGTGGAGCTGTTGAACCCAGCCTCATTTATGGCTGTACAGGTGAAGTTTCCTGTGTGAGACATGGCCACAGCTGGGATAGTCACACTACTGGTGATGTGCACTTGATTACTCTGGTCCTCTTGTATTATTTTACGTGAAAAGTCCAATGCCTATAAAAACAACACCAACATATCAGTTCAGATCTTCAGAAATATACTGTATCATACAAGTTAAAAGCACACGTCGGTAGGGAAAACATCTATGATTTAATGACAGAAATTGACAATACGCTACTGTTTAACTGACTTCGAGGGAGGAGTGTTTCCATGTCACGTTGTAGAAGTGGTTAGGGTTGCTGGTGATGCAGAGGATCAGGAGCTGCTCTCCAACAATACGAACATACCCATCTACCTCAATTAACACAGATGGTGGAAAACGCAACCCTGGAACAGACGTAGAGAAGTGTTTAGACGTGTTGAAATGCTTTGGGGCTAATAACCTCAATGTCCAACAAACACAAATGCACAGGCATCAACTTCATCTCACTTTGAATGACGAAGATGGGGACAACTTTGGAGACTTTCGTGACCCCATTGATCTTTGCACTGCAGACGTAGTCTGCGCTGTGGCTGGTCAGAAGGTATCGGATGAGGATTCCTCTCTTTGGGTTGACAGTGTAGTTCATGTCGGTGGGTGTAGGGTCTCCATTGGCCTTACGGACGGATAGGTCAGTGGCTATGGGGTTGGTCAGCTGacagaggagaacatcactgccCTCCTTCACATCTCCCAGGGTTCGAGGGGTCACCAAGATGTTATGGGGATCTATAAGGACAATAACACGTGATATATGGTGCATGTGAGTCTTCAAGTTGAGCACTGAATATGACAATACTTACACACTTACCTTTCACATAGATGTGGACCTCTGACATGAGGTCTGGTTGGTTCTCATACATGCACTTGTATGTGCCAGTGTAGTCTACTGTAAGGCGGCTGGTGGTAATCACACTCCCCAATCTAGTATTCCTCATGAGTTTGAATGCTGTGGTTGACCAGGTGACTGTGCTGTACCCCTCACAGGTCAAGGTGAAAGATGAGGTTCCAATAGGGATAGTCCACTCAGCCTCCCTCAGCACCACCGAGTTCAGCTTGATCACTGGAGGGCTCTGCTCTGTCAACAGACCAAAGACAGAACCAGGAATAAATAACACACATAATCAAATCTAGCAATCTCGTGCATCATGGAATGCAGACATAGTCTACAGCagctattcccaaactggggtacgtgcAATGCTGTCGTTAGTATGCCAAATAAAAATgggattcacattttcaaacagtacatttctattttccaacggggctatacttttgggtgaggttttttctcgcctgagtagcctcgtttcactgccaaaaataaaatgaaactatCTAGTGTCCAGCGAAATaaaaacacaatgtcaaatacaggtagcctagacaaataattaacatccaatcacattaactgttactctctcgtgggaaacttcactcttgcgcagacatttagaaacgaaacatgacaatttgaaaaataagccatgggagttttttgagcgagaataaagacgacttttgagtagtaagacatgtataaaagtaacagataccattaataagaaggggctataagcgtcttatatggtgagctaccgagtggctaggacaggcaagccccatactattgtggaggacttaattcttcctgctgccgcgaaTATGGCTGGGAcactgctgggggaaaaggccaaaaaactatacagacattgtcttcatcaaacaacactgtttcacaacgcaTCAGTAACATgaaaggagatgttttgaaacaattactgcttcacata encodes the following:
- the LOC106602933 gene encoding macrophage colony-stimulating factor 1 receptor 1: MLFLALLLGIMVCCTAQEQSPPVIKLNSVVLREAEWTIPIGTSSFTLTCEGYSTVTWSTTAFKLMRNTRLGSVITTSRLTVDYTGTYKCMYENQPDLMSEVHIYVKDPHNILVTPRTLGDVKEGSDVLLCQLTNPIATDLSVRKANGDPTPTDMNYTVNPKRGILIRYLLTSHSADYVCSAKINGVTKVSKVVPIFVIQRLRFPPSVLIEVDGYVRIVGEQLLILCITSNPNHFYNVTWKHSSLEALDFSRKIIQEDQSNQVHITSSVTIPAVAMSHTGNFTCTAINEAGFNSSTTYLQVVDKPYIRLIPRLSPDLYLNGSLVEVNEGENLEINIQIEAYPQIKEQWWDIPMSHNHNISTHDDTWAVRYNNRYESSLLLQRVRSEERGQYTLHTRSTCLNGSITFNVQVYQKPSAMVRLKNVTTLTCTASGYPAPTILWYQCPGIKTTCDGDNDTVEVQPLLTSTMEVQSELTLSPSSMEVTVECVTFNLVGKERDIFVLRVPAVISPEFVTSKLFTPTFIGATSTAALLFLLLVIVLYKYKQKPKYEVRWKIIEANDGNNYTFIDPTQLPYNKKWEFPRDKLRLGQILGAGAFGKVVEATAYGLGTNDNMTTRVAVKMLKPSAHSEEREALMSELKILSHLGSHDNIVNLLGACTQGGPMLMITEYCSYGDLLNFLHGKAKLFLYSIPSGPGNPEVPRVPENSDHYKNTCAQESRVRSDSGISCSSSDNYLAMHPAQRPKHCPMGSLCEDPETGTWSLDIEDLLRFSSQVAQGMDFLASKNCIHRDVAARNVLLTDGRVAKICDFGLARDIENDSNYVVKGNARLPVKWMAPESIFECVYTVQSDVWSYGILLWEIFSLGKSPYPNVVVDTWFYKMIKDGCYMSQPDFAPPEIYTIMKMCWNLVPTERPTFSTIGQLIQRLLPDQPDHTYRNVQDKTPQQEAGEQGDPAKMNEDCDQTLNQEGEEEPMMKKNNYQIC